GATTGCATTTTTGCTTACCTTATCAGACGGAAGGCAAAAGGATGAAGCTCTGGCCGCACGGATCGCACCGGAAATCCTGCGCTTTCACGTGCTTGCAAACAGCGACAGCTCAGAAGATCAAACCCTGAAATTAAAAGTGCGCACCATGCTGCTCAATTCAATATATGAGGACCTTGGCGAAAAAGCATCCCTTGAGGAAACAAAAGACTATGTTCTTTCCCATAAGAACAGCCTGGAAAGACAGGCAGAACACTACATGAAAAAACTGGGATATGATTATCCCGCACATATGGAACTGACCAATTGTTACTTTCCTACCAAAACCTACGGAGATATGGTATTTCCCTGCGGCAATTACGAGGCTGTCCGGGTAAAAATAGGGGAAGGAAAAGGACGCAACTGGTGGTGCGTCCTTTATCCTCCGCTTTGTTTCACAGATTCTTCTTATGCGGTTGTACCGGATACTTCCAAAACAATACTGAAAAGCTCCATGGTTGAATCTGATTATAAGAAAATCAGCCAGGAAAATCCGAAGATCCATATCCGTTTCAAGCTGGCTGATCTGCTTTCCAAGCCGGAACCTACTGCTCAGAAGACGTTACAAGCCCCTTAACCGCCCACTGGTAGGTATTATATGCCTGATACAGGGTGTTATAAGCGCTTTGCTTTTCTCCCTCTGCCTGTGAAAATGCCATCTGGGCCTGCAGATAGTTTATTTTGCTCAGCATGCCCAGCTGATAGGAACGGTCTGCCTTTTCCTTTTCCAGCACCGCCTTTTCATAAGCGGTGGAGGCAGCATCATAGGCGGTTTTCGCCTGAAGGATTTCCTGATAATAGGACTGCATGGTAACCGTAAGATTCTGCTCTTCCTCTGAAACGCTGGCTTCCTTATTCTTTACGCCGGTGGTGGTCTTGCCCGAAGCCCCATGGCGTTTATCGATCAGGTCGTAATTATTTCCCATGGCCTTTGCCGTATCTGCTGCCAGATCCAGGGTAGAAATTACGGAAAGATCTAACTGAGGGACTGCTCCGATCTGGACTTCCCCATCCGCCGGATACCCGGTCATCAGGCATAAGGAACGCTTCAGTCCGTCAATGGTGTTATCAAGCTGGTCAAGAGCTGCCTGGGCTGCCAGTACCCCTTTATTGGCTGCCAGAACATCTGCTTCTGTGGCCATGCCCTGTTTCAGGCTTAAGGACTGGGCCTCATAGCCTGCCACGCTTAAATCCAGCGCTTTTTGAACCATGGCGCGGTTAGCCAGAGCGCTGTTATAGCCTATCATGATCTGATCTGCAGCAGAAGAAAAGGTCTTTGAATAGCGGTCAACGCTTTTATTAACTCCTGAGTTAATGCGTTTGATTCCGTTATTCAGCATCTCGGCCCTGCCATCCAACATCTTAACCGTGGCCTTTAAGGCTTCGTATCTCTCCTGCCCTTCCTTACTGTCTGCGGCACCTGAATCTTTCATCGCCTGGGCTTCGTCATTAAGATCACGGATTTGCCTTCTCATTTCGTCATAGACATACTGCTGATTGCTTAACTCATTTCCTGCCGAATCGGCAATGTTCTTAACATCAGGGTTAAAATACCTTACCAAATCGGAAAGCTCATCAAATTCTATGGTCTGATCGTGGAGCCTGTTCCATGTTTCCTCTGCCATCCCGTCAGGAATGACAGTTCCCGTACTGCCGGGTCCGGCTGCCCCGTAAGCCGGCAGAGCAGCGGTAAGGGTGAAGGCCACTGCCATGCAGGCAGATAAGTAACCTTTCTTTCTCATATCTTATAAACCTCCTGCCGAAGCCAGTCCGTTCACTGCATTATCATAATTCTGTACCGCCTGGAACAAGGCAAGCTCTGCTGTCTTTATGGCAAGACTTTTTGTGTCATATGCATTTTTCTGCTTCAGATAATCCAGTCTGCTTAAGGCACCAAGGTCATATTTCCTCTGGGCAGTATCCATATTTTTGCTTTCCAGGGCAAGCTCTGCTCCTGCCTGGTCATATGATGCCTTTGCCTGCAGAACCGCCCGGTAGCGCTTTGTTAAATCGGAACCAATATTCTGCTCATTGTTTGCAATCGTCCGGTTCAAAGTCTGTTTCGTCACATCCCCGACGGCATTTTCCAGCTTTCTCTTATTGATTTTTAAGGTATAGCTGTTACCCAGGGCAGATTCCTTATCAGTGTCCGGGTTCATGGCGGTAATGCGTTCCATATTTACAGCCGGAATTTCAAGAATCTCCGGTACATCGTTGTATTTCCAGCCCAGCATGACGCAAAGCTTCTGCCTGGTTTCTTCAACAGAAGACGTCAGCTTATCAATGGAAGCCTGGGTGCTCTGAACACTCTCTAAGGCTCCCAGCACATCCGCCTGGGTTGCCATACCTGCATTTTGCCTTACCAGAGTGGACTGGTAAACAGCCTCTAAAAACTCCAGGCTGCTCTTTGCGCTTTCCAGCTCATATTTCTGCTGAAAATAGGCAACCATAGAGGACTGGGCCGTTGCCACCAGATTGGCTTCCTCCTGGTCATAGGTCAGCTGATATACCTTTAAATCCTCCACATTGGTATCTGCCGAGGCTTCCGCCCGGTTGGCACTGGCCGCACCGCTTGCATCAGTCATCGGGTCATCTCCGGTAATCATGTTTCTGTAATCGTTTGCCGCATCACGGTAATATTGGGCATTCTGGTCACTGGTGATCCGGTCATCCTTTTTCTTGTCATTAATATCCAGCTGGTTTTTCTGGACCGTCACATTATATTCACGGATCAGGCCAGCCAGTTCATCATATTCCATTACATTGTCCCTAAGCCTTGCCCACTCTTCAGGGGTTCTTGCAAACTCCGGGCTGCCGGCCCAGGCTGTTGCAGCCGGTCCGGAAACAGTCAATGCTGCTGCAAGGCAGTATGCAAAAATATGTTTCCATTTTCTCATCCTTAATCCTCCTTAACTGGGATTTTTATGCTATATACCTGTCATTATTTTATCATATCACGCTTTGAGCATGAAATCCACTTTCTTCCAGAAGGGAACCGGATTTTCCGAAGGTCCGGCCCCCTGCTGACTTTTAATCCGGCAATATACTCTTATCCGTCTTACCGCTCATAAGGGAATAATATATTGGAAGCATGAGCAGTGACAGGATGGTGGAAGCTGTCAGACCGCCCACATTTACTAATGCAAGCCCCTGCATGGTCTCCCCATTCTTTCCGATGGCCATTGCCATAGGAACCATGGACACTACTGTAGTAAGTGTTGTCATGAGAATAGGGCGGAGTCTGGTAGCTCCTGCTTCGATCAGGGCAGTGCGTTTATCCATGGTTGTGCGGTACTGGTTCACCGTATCCACATAAAGGATTCCTGAGTTCACCACCGTACCGATGAGCATCA
The nucleotide sequence above comes from Lacrimispora sp. BS-2. Encoded proteins:
- the spoIIR gene encoding stage II sporulation protein R, coding for MKQKRDLFLCITCLLIAFLLTLSDGRQKDEALAARIAPEILRFHVLANSDSSEDQTLKLKVRTMLLNSIYEDLGEKASLEETKDYVLSHKNSLERQAEHYMKKLGYDYPAHMELTNCYFPTKTYGDMVFPCGNYEAVRVKIGEGKGRNWWCVLYPPLCFTDSSYAVVPDTSKTILKSSMVESDYKKISQENPKIHIRFKLADLLSKPEPTAQKTLQAP
- a CDS encoding TolC family protein, giving the protein MRKKGYLSACMAVAFTLTAALPAYGAAGPGSTGTVIPDGMAEETWNRLHDQTIEFDELSDLVRYFNPDVKNIADSAGNELSNQQYVYDEMRRQIRDLNDEAQAMKDSGAADSKEGQERYEALKATVKMLDGRAEMLNNGIKRINSGVNKSVDRYSKTFSSAADQIMIGYNSALANRAMVQKALDLSVAGYEAQSLSLKQGMATEADVLAANKGVLAAQAALDQLDNTIDGLKRSLCLMTGYPADGEVQIGAVPQLDLSVISTLDLAADTAKAMGNNYDLIDKRHGASGKTTTGVKNKEASVSEEEQNLTVTMQSYYQEILQAKTAYDAASTAYEKAVLEKEKADRSYQLGMLSKINYLQAQMAFSQAEGEKQSAYNTLYQAYNTYQWAVKGLVTSSEQ
- a CDS encoding TolC family protein — translated: MRKWKHIFAYCLAAALTVSGPAATAWAGSPEFARTPEEWARLRDNVMEYDELAGLIREYNVTVQKNQLDINDKKKDDRITSDQNAQYYRDAANDYRNMITGDDPMTDASGAASANRAEASADTNVEDLKVYQLTYDQEEANLVATAQSSMVAYFQQKYELESAKSSLEFLEAVYQSTLVRQNAGMATQADVLGALESVQSTQASIDKLTSSVEETRQKLCVMLGWKYNDVPEILEIPAVNMERITAMNPDTDKESALGNSYTLKINKRKLENAVGDVTKQTLNRTIANNEQNIGSDLTKRYRAVLQAKASYDQAGAELALESKNMDTAQRKYDLGALSRLDYLKQKNAYDTKSLAIKTAELALFQAVQNYDNAVNGLASAGGL